One window of Borrelia sp. A-FGy1 genomic DNA carries:
- a CDS encoding immunogenic protein P37, producing MNLMIKVLLISSLFSSFISCKLYEKLTDKSQQALDNNKSFIYNKDTADNKSTSNLDNSSLDSIKDSKRNERTPRSLDDAEEIGEKESNQNRNYQEQNNENKVKESEKNNSSSIQADNSVDIVHSDVSEVDNSKHDSRQPQKVNNESKEAKKIIQEASTSLKEAEEINEALEKTRSILDKIKSLAGTANSYLNTARKNGSGTNKPSQELLHKLHQAINKAKSSHASLNSFCNDAIAALARAKDSFDHAKRKADSALEEALKDIPHLGINYLYYSWIKDAKDAIESAKILLENAKHKQEELNANMTKTNKDFEELNSIYKKLQGMESR from the coding sequence ATGAATTTAATGATTAAAGTGTTATTGATATCCAGTTTATTTTCAAGCTTTATTTCTTGTAAATTATATGAAAAGCTTACAGATAAATCGCAACAAGCTTTAGATAATAATAAGTCTTTTATCTATAATAAAGATACAGCTGATAATAAAAGTACTTCTAACCTAGATAATAGTTCTCTAGATTCTATAAAAGACAGCAAAAGAAATGAACGCACACCTAGAAGTTTAGATGATGCTGAAGAAATTGGGGAAAAAGAAAGTAATCAGAACAGAAATTATCAAGAACAAAATAATGAAAATAAAGTAAAAGAGAGTGAAAAAAATAATAGTTCAAGTATACAGGCAGATAATAGTGTAGACATAGTTCATTCCGATGTTAGTGAAGTAGACAACAGTAAACATGATAGTAGACAACCTCAAAAAGTTAATAATGAATCTAAAGAAGCTAAGAAAATTATACAAGAAGCTTCTACCTCTTTAAAAGAAGCTGAGGAAATAAATGAAGCTTTAGAAAAAACAAGATCAATCCTTGACAAGATAAAAAGCTTAGCTGGTACAGCTAACTCTTATTTAAATACTGCTAGAAAAAATGGATCTGGAACTAATAAACCTAGCCAAGAACTATTGCATAAATTACATCAGGCTATTAATAAAGCTAAGAGTAGTCATGCTTCTCTTAATTCTTTTTGCAATGATGCTATTGCTGCTTTAGCAAGAGCTAAGGATAGCTTTGATCATGCAAAAAGAAAGGCAGATTCGGCTTTAGAAGAAGCTTTAAAAGATATACCTCATTTAGGGATCAATTATCTTTACTATTCCTGGATAAAAGATGCTAAAGATGCAATAGAGAGTGCTAAAATTCTACTAGAGAATGCTAAGCATAAACAAGAAGAACTTAATGCCAATATGACTAAGACAAATAAAGACTTTGAAGAGTTAAATAGTATATACAAAAAATTGCAAGGTATGGAATCTAGATAG